One Deinococcus radiopugnans ATCC 19172 DNA segment encodes these proteins:
- the nagZ gene encoding beta-N-acetylhexosaminidase, translating into MNPARTLIVDLPGPDLTPEQGRFLARHSFGGVCLFARNITAPERTARLVADIRSALGHDALVATDQEGGAVLRRLDVPHPPTPQALGRLGDTEAAREAGRVAARGLIELGINWNYAPSLDVNVDPLNPVIGERSFGADPRVVAELGVAWAQGSEELGVLSAVKHFPGHGDTRTDSHLALPVVDKSRAELEAVEWRPFRAAVRANLGSIMTAHILYPQIDAGHPATLSPALLHDLLRREWGYGGVIVTDAMDMRAVADRYPDGRGAVLALGAGADAVLVCGHGDLDIHVRHLEAVQRAVQAGELSSGRVVEAVGCLEQAARRFPGRPRAYPAAQQQTDDAWATGIAQRSLHSLGQLPSLDPQGTVVLIAHRQPALGGPYGDSLGGEALAHALRPAFPKLRLALHDGQDLFAVTALLSDCPDAAILLATTERWDVGEAVRQLARHLSGRRVVHLALWNPDVAVDLGLPALITDGFRRAQLRGVVSRLTAMTEAVGVLDRLE; encoded by the coding sequence GTGAATCCCGCCCGGACCCTGATCGTGGACCTTCCGGGGCCGGACCTGACGCCAGAGCAGGGGCGTTTTCTCGCCCGGCACAGTTTCGGCGGCGTGTGTCTGTTCGCGCGCAACATCACGGCGCCTGAGCGCACGGCCCGTCTGGTGGCCGATATTCGCAGCGCACTGGGCCACGACGCCCTTGTGGCCACCGATCAGGAAGGTGGGGCGGTGCTGCGGCGGCTGGACGTGCCGCATCCTCCCACGCCACAGGCGCTGGGACGGCTGGGGGACACCGAAGCGGCGCGCGAGGCCGGGCGGGTGGCGGCGCGGGGCCTGATCGAACTGGGCATCAACTGGAATTACGCGCCCAGCCTGGATGTCAACGTGGACCCGCTGAATCCGGTGATTGGTGAGCGGTCTTTCGGCGCGGACCCTCGCGTGGTGGCCGAACTGGGCGTCGCGTGGGCGCAGGGCAGCGAGGAACTGGGCGTGCTGAGCGCCGTCAAACATTTTCCCGGCCACGGCGATACGCGCACCGACAGCCATCTGGCGCTGCCCGTGGTGGACAAGTCCCGCGCCGAACTGGAGGCGGTGGAATGGCGGCCCTTTCGCGCCGCCGTCCGGGCGAATCTGGGCAGCATCATGACCGCGCACATTCTCTACCCGCAGATCGACGCCGGACATCCCGCCACCCTCTCGCCCGCGCTGCTACACGACTTGCTGCGCCGGGAGTGGGGCTACGGCGGCGTGATCGTCACCGACGCGATGGACATGCGGGCGGTGGCGGACCGCTACCCGGACGGACGCGGCGCAGTGCTGGCCCTGGGGGCGGGGGCGGACGCTGTGCTGGTCTGCGGTCACGGCGATCTGGATATTCATGTCCGGCATCTGGAGGCAGTCCAGCGTGCCGTTCAGGCCGGTGAACTTTCATCGGGGCGGGTGGTGGAAGCGGTGGGATGTCTGGAACAGGCCGCGCGGCGCTTTCCTGGGCGGCCCAGGGCCTACCCGGCGGCGCAGCAGCAGACCGATGACGCCTGGGCCACTGGCATTGCTCAGCGCAGCCTGCACAGTCTGGGCCAGCTTCCCAGCCTTGATCCTCAGGGGACGGTGGTGCTGATTGCCCACCGGCAACCTGCACTGGGCGGGCCCTACGGCGACAGCCTGGGCGGCGAGGCGCTGGCACACGCTCTGCGGCCCGCCTTTCCGAAGTTACGGCTGGCCCTGCATGATGGTCAGGACCTGTTCGCCGTGACGGCCCTGCTCTCCGACTGTCCAGACGCGGCCATTCTTCTGGCCACCACCGAACGCTGGGATGTGGGCGAAGCCGTCCGGCAACTGGCGCGGCACCTGAGTGGACGCCGGGTGGTGCATCTGGCGCTGTGGAATCCTGACGTGGCGGTGGACCTGGGTTTACCTGCGTTGATTACCGATGGTTTTCGTCGAGCACAGTTGCGGGGAGTGGTGTCTCGTCTGACCGCAATGACAGAGGCCGTTGGTGTGCTGGACAGGCTGGAATAA
- a CDS encoding IS1 family transposase translates to MKLPYERVESIVEHVTRGNSFKQTAELTHTHRTTVSRLACIAGEHAARVHDQHAQDLHVTSLQADERHGFVGRKDQPCWEATVIDPCSKFIVQNALGARTTDLAVRLLFGARSRLHDPHGIVLFTDGWLPYESLFPAVFGRPYQPQRQGKRGRFPKLQYRVPRTSGHVRIIKTYQGRRVVDIRIERAAGSQRRVNQELASLGHNTPNTSAVERHNGTARRMNPHQVRRSLAFARLPHVRQTVSDLVNGIYNFCRVNRSLRVKLDEPVRRRQYAQRTPAMAIGITDTVWSVLRLLGTVVVPNPCRS, encoded by the coding sequence GTGAAGCTCCCCTATGAGCGGGTGGAGAGCATCGTGGAGCACGTGACGCGCGGGAATAGCTTCAAGCAGACCGCTGAACTCACCCACACCCACCGCACCACCGTCTCCCGGTTGGCGTGCATCGCAGGTGAACACGCTGCGCGTGTTCACGATCAACACGCCCAAGATCTGCACGTGACGAGCCTCCAGGCCGATGAACGGCACGGCTTCGTAGGGCGTAAGGATCAGCCGTGCTGGGAGGCCACGGTGATCGACCCATGCTCAAAATTCATCGTCCAGAACGCTCTGGGGGCGAGAACGACTGATCTGGCAGTGCGGTTGCTGTTCGGCGCCCGTTCCCGGCTGCACGATCCACATGGCATCGTGCTCTTCACCGATGGCTGGCTCCCCTACGAATCGCTGTTCCCGGCCGTCTTTGGTCGGCCTTACCAGCCCCAGCGTCAAGGGAAGCGTGGACGCTTTCCCAAACTTCAGTACCGCGTGCCCCGGACTTCAGGGCACGTGCGCATCATCAAGACGTATCAGGGCAGGCGGGTGGTAGACATCCGCATCGAACGCGCCGCTGGGAGCCAGCGGCGCGTCAATCAGGAGCTGGCCTCTCTCGGCCACAACACACCCAACACCTCGGCAGTGGAACGGCACAACGGGACGGCCCGGCGTATGAATCCGCACCAGGTCCGCAGAAGCCTCGCGTTTGCGAGGCTTCCCCACGTCCGTCAGACGGTCAGCGATCTGGTCAATGGGATCTATAACTTCTGTCGGGTGAACCGGAGCCTGCGAGTCAAGTTGGATGAACCGGTGAGGCGTCGTCAATATGCGCAACGGACCCCAGCAATGGCCATCGGCATCACGGACACGGTGTGGAGCGTGCTGCGCCTGCTTGGCACCGTGGTCGTGCCGAACCCATGTCGGTCATGA
- a CDS encoding MFS transporter: MTQQTAARPSPLTAQERWTLAATVVGSSMAFLDGTVVNVALASLQADLNATAAGVQWVVNAYALLLAALTLSGGALGDAYGRKKVYGLGVIIFALASLACGLAPSLPFLIAARAVQGVGAALLVPGSLAMIGAVFDPARRGRGVGLWSAASSVMTLLGPVAGGVLVDAGSWRWVFFINLPLAVGVLWLLRRVPETQTPGARPDWPGAVSITLALGGLAYAFTRAGEFGWDTLTWVSLGVSAAGFAFFLWHEARTEKPMLPLGLFRNPVFAGTNLLTFLLYGALGAVGLYLPLYLIGTLGYSATAAGASLLPLSLLLAGLSGWFGALADRHGPRWFLTAGPVLAGVGFALLGLGREWGGGRYWTAILPGALLLGLGMALTVAPLSSAVMGSAGRERSGVASGVNNAVSRAAGLLAVAALGLLLVGSYRGALDTRLAAAGATPATRQSAVRQANRLTDLKLPANAGPGAEAAVKAAFGDAFGNVALASGALGVLGGVAGFFFLAGRREEG; this comes from the coding sequence ATGACCCAGCAGACCGCCGCCCGTCCCAGCCCCCTGACCGCTCAAGAACGCTGGACGCTGGCGGCGACGGTGGTGGGGTCCAGCATGGCTTTTCTGGACGGCACGGTGGTCAACGTGGCGCTGGCCTCGCTGCAGGCCGACTTGAACGCCACGGCGGCGGGCGTGCAGTGGGTGGTCAATGCCTACGCCCTGCTGCTGGCGGCCCTGACCCTCTCAGGTGGGGCGCTGGGCGACGCCTACGGACGCAAAAAGGTCTACGGCCTGGGCGTGATCATCTTTGCGCTGGCCTCCCTGGCCTGTGGACTGGCCCCCAGCCTGCCGTTCCTGATCGCGGCGCGGGCGGTGCAGGGTGTGGGCGCGGCGCTGCTGGTGCCGGGCAGCCTGGCCATGATCGGAGCGGTGTTCGATCCGGCCCGACGGGGCCGGGGCGTGGGGCTGTGGAGCGCGGCCAGTTCAGTCATGACCCTGCTGGGGCCGGTGGCGGGCGGGGTGCTGGTGGACGCCGGCTCGTGGCGCTGGGTGTTTTTCATCAATCTGCCGTTGGCCGTCGGCGTGCTGTGGCTGCTGCGCCGCGTGCCGGAGACGCAGACGCCCGGCGCACGCCCAGACTGGCCGGGGGCCGTCAGCATCACGCTGGCGCTGGGCGGGCTGGCCTACGCCTTCACGCGGGCAGGTGAATTTGGCTGGGACACCCTGACCTGGGTTTCGCTGGGCGTGTCTGCCGCAGGCTTCGCCTTTTTCCTGTGGCACGAGGCCCGCACTGAGAAACCGATGCTGCCGCTGGGGCTGTTCCGCAATCCGGTGTTCGCCGGAACCAACCTGCTGACCTTTTTGTTGTACGGAGCGCTGGGTGCGGTGGGGCTGTACCTGCCGCTGTATCTGATCGGCACCCTGGGCTACAGCGCCACCGCCGCCGGAGCCTCGCTGCTGCCGCTGTCACTGTTGCTGGCGGGGCTGTCCGGGTGGTTCGGAGCGCTGGCCGACAGGCACGGGCCACGGTGGTTTCTGACCGCCGGGCCGGTCCTGGCCGGGGTGGGGTTCGCCCTGCTGGGGCTGGGCCGCGAGTGGGGCGGCGGCAGGTACTGGACGGCCATCCTGCCAGGGGCGCTGCTGCTGGGCTTGGGGATGGCCCTGACGGTGGCGCCGCTGTCCAGCGCGGTGATGGGCAGCGCGGGCCGCGAGCGCAGCGGCGTGGCCAGTGGGGTGAACAATGCTGTGTCGCGCGCTGCCGGACTGCTGGCGGTGGCCGCGCTGGGCCTGCTGCTGGTGGGCAGTTACCGGGGCGCGCTGGACACCCGGCTGGCGGCGGCGGGGGCCACCCCCGCAACCCGCCAGAGTGCCGTGAGGCAGGCCAACCGCCTGACCGATCTGAAGTTGCCGGCCAACGCGGGGCCGGGAGCTGAGGCGGCGGTCAAGGCCGCGTTTGGCGACGCGTTCGGCAACGTGGCTTTGGCGTCCGGGGCACTGGGGGTGCTGGGCGGCGTGGCCGGCTTTTTCTTCCTGGCCGGGCGCAGGGAAGAGGGCTGA